Proteins co-encoded in one Melanotaenia boesemani isolate fMelBoe1 chromosome 23, fMelBoe1.pri, whole genome shotgun sequence genomic window:
- the tmem243b gene encoding transmembrane protein 243b: MDDFTTRTYGTSGLDNRPLFGETSARDRIINMVVGGFTALVVLVTVIGSFVFPSLPPRPLNIFFAVCILLACGSTLVLIFWYRQGDLEPKFRNLIYYMLASIVLLCLCANLYFFDARK, from the exons ATGGACGACTTCACCACCAGAACATACGGCACCAGCGGCCTGGACAACAGACCTCTGTTTGGGGAGACCTCAGCCCGG GATCGAATCATCAACATGGTAGTGGGGGGATTTACGGCTCTGGTGGTTTTA GTGACTGTGATCGGATCTTTTGTTTTCCCATCGTTGCCTCCGAGGCCGTTAAACATCTTCTTTGCCGTGTGCATCCTGTTAGCGTGTGGATCCACATTAGTGCTG ATATTCTGGTACCGGCAGGGAGACCTGGAACCTAAATTCAGAAATCTCATCTACTACATGCTGGCGTCCATTGTGCTGCTGTGTCTATGTGCCAACCTCTACTTCTTCGATGCCAGGaaatga
- the LOC121634500 gene encoding overexpressed in colon carcinoma 1 protein homolog isoform X2 yields the protein MGCGNSSPASSSSSSSSSKGHPDFSSKRQEELTQEDDKRKNYGGVYVGLPTDLSSIPQVQIGPLREIEGDSLSLRKPLWGNGL from the exons ATGGGATGTGGAAACTCCTcaccagccagcagcagcagcagcagcagcagcagtaaag GCCACCCCGACTTTTCATCCAAGCG ACAAGAAGAGTTGACGCAAGAAGATGACAAGCGGAA GAACTATGGAGGGGTGTATGTAGGTTTACCAACAGACCTGAGCAGCATCCCTCAAGTCCAGATTGGACCTCTTAGAG AGATTGAAGGCGACTCGCTGTCCCTCCGGAAGCCGCTGTGGGGCAACGGATTGTGA
- the LOC121634500 gene encoding overexpressed in colon carcinoma 1 protein homolog isoform X1, whose translation MGCGNSSPASSSSSSSSSKGHPDFSSKRQEELTQEDDKRKENRNYGGVYVGLPTDLSSIPQVQIGPLREIEGDSLSLRKPLWGNGL comes from the exons ATGGGATGTGGAAACTCCTcaccagccagcagcagcagcagcagcagcagcagtaaag GCCACCCCGACTTTTCATCCAAGCG ACAAGAAGAGTTGACGCAAGAAGATGACAAGCGGAA agagaacaGGAACTATGGAGGGGTGTATGTAGGTTTACCAACAGACCTGAGCAGCATCCCTCAAGTCCAGATTGGACCTCTTAGAG AGATTGAAGGCGACTCGCTGTCCCTCCGGAAGCCGCTGTGGGGCAACGGATTGTGA
- the dclre1c gene encoding protein artemis has translation MSSFAGRMKEYPYISLDRFDRENLHARAYFLSHCHKDHMKGLKGPLLKRKLQISRTVRLYCSFVTKELLLNNPKYAFWEEYIVPLELESPTQISLVDEASGEKEEIVVTLLPAGHCPGSVMFLFEGCQGNVLYTGDFRLAAGDASRMEYLHSGSRVKDIQSIYLDSTFYDPRFYQIPTREVCLSGISELVGNWISQSSYHIVWLNCKAAYGYEYLFINLGDKFNTQIHVNNLAMFKKMPEILSYVTTNRKTQIHACRHPKDEEFFQANRVPCGCTAADGTPLRIISIKPSTMWFGERTKKTNVIIKTGVSSYRACFSFHSSYSEIKDFLSYLQPVNVYPSVVPIGRSLTEVTQMLRLMCRNQTHQAAVVYKPLGVLKRSRVQRPTYDSESDDELFEGLDLAPVRKRMGLSLEAKTENSPERPAPPVPVSLPLLESNSQSVAQNYFDCTESNGEDDDEEEEEGDGAGKGDGKREEESRETVTASMVPKWDDFFTTEVLTDSQNSQSQSCCSLAPSPSRATDSQTPELFSDEEESPDIDETFNLTLSASLSNHSSQNMDSHLPDTLILQPEQSRREQGDVETRNDNGIVQSEMEELSASQVSSDFDIPCTPESKAPRPDELSQLYRKLASGEEVIIRKGSQGSA, from the exons ATGAGTTCGTTTGCGGGTCGAATGAAGGAGTATCCCTATATTTCTCTGGACCGGTTCGACAGGGAGAACCTGCATGCCCGGGCATATTTCCTCTCCCACTGTCACAAAG ATCACATGAAAGGACTGAAAGGACCACTGCTGAAGAGGAAACTGCAGATCAG TCGTACAGTCAGGCTGTACTGCTCCTTTGTGACCAAAGAGCTGCTGTTAAACAACCCAAAGTATGCTTTCTGGGAGGAATACATT GTTCCTCTGGAGCTGGAGAGCCCAACTCAGATTTCCCTTGTGGATGAAGCATCTGGGGAg AAAGAAGAGATTGTGGTGACGTTGCTGCCTGCAGGTCATTGTCCCGGCTCCGTCAT gtTCCTGTTTGAGGGTTGCCAGGGCAACGTATTGTACACGGGTGACTTCAGGTTGGCGGCTGGAGACGCGTCCAGAATGGAGTATCTGCACTCCGGCAGCAG GGTGAAAGATATTCAGAGCATCTATCTGGACTCCACCTTCTATGACCCACGTTTCTACCAGATACCCACTCGG gaaGTCTGTTTGAGCGGCATCTCAGAGCTTGTTGGAAACTGGATCAGTCAGAGTTCGTATCACATCGTGTGGCTCAACTGCAAAGCTGCGTACGGCTACGAGTACCTGTTCATCAACCTGGGAGATAAGTTCAACACACAG ATCCACGTCAACAATCTGGCCATGTTCAAGAAGATGCCGGAGATCCTGAGTTATGTGACAACCAACCGCAAGACTCAGATACATGCCTGTCGACATCCAAAG GATGAAGAGTTCTTCCAAGCTAACCGGGTACCTTGTGGTTGCACAGCAGCTGATGGGACTCCTCTTCGCATCATCAGCATTAAACCGTCCACCATGTGGTTCGGAGAGAGAACCAAGAAGACCAATGTGATTATAAA GACAGGAGTCAGTTCATACAGAGCCTGCTTCAGCTTCCACTCCTCCTACTCTGAG ATCAAAGACTTCTTGTCGTATCTCCAGCCGGTCAACGTCTATCCCAGCGTCGTCCCTATCGGTCGCTCGCTGACTGAGGTCACACAGAT GTTGAGGCTGATGTGTAGGAACCAGACTCATCAGGCAGCTGTCGTTTACAAACCTCTGGGAGTCCTCAAACGCAGCAGGGTGCAGCGTCCTACTTACg acTCGGAGAGCGACGATGAGCTGTTCGAAGGTTTGGACCTGGCACctgtgaggaagaggatgggGTTGAGCCTGGAGGCAAAGACTG AGAACAGCCCTGAGAGACCTGCACCTCCAGTGCCCGTTTCTTTACCTCTGCTAGAATCCAACTCGCAGTCTGTTGCACAAAACTACTTCGACTGCACTGAGTCCAATGGTGAAGATgacgatgaggaggaggaggagggggatggAGCGGGCAAAGGGGatggaaaaagagaggaagaaagcaGAGAAACAGTGACTGCCTCTATGGTTCCAAAATGGGATGATTTTTTCACCACAGAGGTGCTGACTGACAGCCAGAACAGCCAATCACAGTCCTGCTGCTCCCTCGCCCCCTCCCCCTCCAGAGCGACCGATTCGCAGACGCCCGAACTGTTCAGTGACGAAGAGGAAAGTCCAGACATTGACGAAACCTTCAACCTGACCCTGTCCGCCTCTTTGTCCAATCACTCCTCGCAGAACATGGACTCACATTTACCCGACACCTTGATCCTCCAGCCGGAGCAGAGCAGGCGGGAACAGGGTGACGTGGAAACCCGGAATGATAACGGGATCGTCCAATCAGAGATGGAGGAGCTGTCAGCTTCTCAGGTATCATCAGATTTCGATATTCCCTGCACGCCGGAGTCGAAGGCGCCGCGACCTGACGAACTCTCCCAGCTGTACAGGAAGTTGGCTTCAGGAGAGGAAGTGATCATCAGAAAAGGAAGTCAGGGTTCTGCATGA